In Microcoleus sp. AS-A8, one DNA window encodes the following:
- the tsf gene encoding translation elongation factor Ts produces MAEISAKLVKELRDKTGAGMMDCKKALKETEGDIAKAAEWLRQKGITSAEKKAGRVAAEGLVGSYIHTGGRVGVLVEVNCETDFVARREEFQELVRNIAMQVAACPNVEYVKVEDIPAEMAQREKDIEMGRDDLAGKPDNIKEKIVVGRIEKRLKELSLMDQPYIRDQSISVEELVKQTISLLGENIQVRRFTRYVLGEGIEKEESNFAEEVAAQMGGK; encoded by the coding sequence ATGGCGGAAATTTCGGCAAAACTCGTCAAGGAGCTGCGCGACAAAACCGGCGCTGGCATGATGGATTGCAAAAAAGCGCTCAAAGAGACTGAGGGAGACATCGCCAAGGCCGCTGAATGGCTGCGGCAAAAAGGCATTACCTCAGCCGAGAAAAAAGCGGGTCGCGTAGCCGCTGAAGGACTTGTGGGTAGCTATATCCACACCGGTGGCCGAGTCGGCGTATTGGTTGAAGTGAACTGCGAGACGGATTTTGTGGCTCGCCGCGAGGAATTCCAAGAGTTAGTGCGAAACATCGCGATGCAAGTTGCAGCTTGCCCGAACGTTGAGTACGTGAAGGTCGAGGACATCCCCGCAGAAATGGCACAAAGAGAAAAGGATATTGAGATGGGTCGGGATGACCTAGCGGGCAAGCCTGATAACATCAAAGAAAAGATTGTTGTAGGTCGGATTGAAAAACGCCTGAAAGAGCTGTCTTTGATGGATCAACCCTACATCCGCGACCAAAGTATCTCAGTGGAAGAGTTGGTGAAGCAAACCATTTCTCTGTTGGGTGAAAATATCCAAGTCCGTCGCTTTACGCGCTACGTGCTCGGTGAAGGCATTGAGAAGGAAGAATCCAACTTTGCTGAGGAAGTTGCCGCACAGATGGGCGGTAAGTAA